A genomic segment from Candidatus Poribacteria bacterium encodes:
- a CDS encoding tetratricopeptide repeat protein produces MEEKIEEKDEMEEIAEEEVMEEEEKEIEAEVIEEEEAREIEEIEEEEEEIRGGLYSADRYYYDEKDYHKAAEAYSRLAEELDDPDLKLRARYMYAESLVKLKRLDEAIEAFEELANSDRDGYLVESARRRAQALKG; encoded by the coding sequence GAGGAGAAGATCGAGGAAAAGGATGAGATGGAGGAGATCGCCGAGGAAGAAGTAATGGAGGAGGAAGAAAAAGAGATTGAAGCTGAGGTGATTGAGGAGGAAGAGGCAAGGGAGATAGAGGAGATCGAGGAGGAGGAAGAGGAGATCCGAGGCGGTCTTTACTCCGCCGATAGATATTACTATGACGAAAAGGATTATCATAAAGCCGCCGAGGCCTATTCGAGGTTGGCCGAGGAGCTGGATGATCCTGATCTGAAACTCAGGGCGCGATATATGTATGCTGAATCGCTGGTCAAACTCAAGAGATTAGATGAGGCAATAGAAGCCTTCGAAGAGCTTGCAAACTCCGACAGGGACGGTTATCTCGTGGAGAGCGCAAGAAGAAGGGCTCAAGCCCTTAAAGGATGA